The genomic stretch AACTTATGCCTGCCTCCAGCCGCGTACGTATTGCTGTGGCGGTGTAATGGTAACACCCAGTTCGTAGGCGGCCGTTCTTGGCCAATAAGGGTCACGTAAGAATGCCCTTGCTATGAATACAAGATCTGCGCGTTCATTGGCGAGGATCTCTTCGGCCTGGAAGCCGTTGGTGATAAGGCCAACAGCGCCTGTGGCGATAGCGGCTTCCTTGCGGATGATATCGGCTGCACGTACCTGGTAACCGGGATAGGCGTGAATAGCTGCGGGAGCTACGCCACCTGAACTGCAGTCGATAAGATCAATACCCTGGGCTTTCATTCTTTGTGCATAGTACACCATATCTTCAATGGTACTGCCGCCTTCGGCATATTCGTTGGCCGAGATGCGGCAAAACAGCGGACCATCCCATTCGGCACGGATAGCTGTAATGATCTCTTCGAGGAAACGGTAGCGGTTTTCTTTGCTGCCGCCATAATTATCGTCGCGGAAATTGGTGAGTGGCGACAGGAACTCATTGATGAGATAACCATGGGCGCCATGGATCTCGATAACATCGAAGCCTGCTGCTTTTGCGCGGCGGGCGCCTGCACCAAAAGCTTTTACGATTTCTCCTATTTCTGCTACTGTTAGGGCAGCAGGTTCTTTCATGCCTTCAAATGCTACTGCGCTGGGGGCCACCGGCGTTTCATTCAGCTGGGCTTTACGGCCGGCGTGTGCCAGCTGGATACCTATATGTGCACCCTGCTCGTGTACCAGTGTGGTAAGATGTGTAAGGTTGGTGATATGCGCATCGTCCCATATGCCTGCATCTTCGTACGAGATACGGCCTCCGGGTGTAACGGCGCTTGCTTCAACAATGATCAGTCCTGCCTGTCCCACTGCACGGCTGGTATAGTGCGTGTAATGCCAGTTATTGAGCTTGCCATCCTGTGCCGTAACGGAATACATACACATAGGCGACATAACGATCCTGTTCTTCAGTGTAATATTTCCGATGGTATAAGGAGAGAATAGTTTACTGTCTTTCATTTATCTGTATTTTTTATTTTCTGCATATAACATATAACGAGTGAAGTTGTATTTCCTGCTCCCCCATATGGAATACGGGATCGGGCTCATGTACCATACGGATAGAGGCAAAGCCTGCATCACCCAGTACCGGTAATAATTCATCTTCTTCCCATAGCCGGAAGCCATAGGCCACAAAAGGCAGCTGTAACATACTTTCTTTTGTGCGCAACGAAATGATCGCTACACCACCTGGTTCGAGTACGCGGTACACCTCTGCCAAAGCCTGCTCCGGCTGTTCCCAGAAATAAATCGTATTTACTGTAAAGCACTTGCTGAAACTGTTATCCTCGAAGGGAAGATGATTGATATCGCCGCCAACAAAATGCGCCCGTTTATCGGCAACATAACCCTGGTTTAGGGCGAGGGCCTCGGTGATCATCAGGTCGGAAAAGTCGCAGCCGGTATAGGTAATACTATCATGGCGTGCCAGTACATCTTTACAGAAGAAACCGTTGCCCATTCCTACTTCCAATACGTTGTCATAGGCCTTCAGTTGCAGGAGCTGTATGGTATGCAGGTTGATAGCCCTATTAGTGCTATTCATATTTTCCGCTACTGTTTTTCCCTGTTCACCTTCGGGTTTTCTAAGCTGTGCCGCCAATAATTCAAAATCCATAAAGAAGTAATAGTTTTATAAAAACACGAAACATAATAGCTGTGATCTGCCACGCTAGGCTTTATCCTTCAGGATCTTTTTCCTGTGGAGGGTTCCCCATTCTTTGAGGGCTTCTATCAGGGGCATTAAGGTGGCGGCGTGCGGGGTAGGGGTGTACTCTACCGAAACCGGCAATGTATCGTATACGGTTCTTTTAATAAGCTGATGGCTTTCCAGGTCTTTCAGTTCTTTACTTAACATGCGGGCGGTGATACCCGGGATCTGGCGTTCTATATCTTTAAAGCGTTTATTGCCGTTGTTGATGGCAATGATGATCTGTAGTTTCCATTTGCCATTGATCACATCCAGTGCGTCTCTCACCGGCAATAGTATGTTCATACATTGCTTATGATCTTTCTCTCCGTCTTTACAGGACGTCATATGATAATGTTAAATTCTTTTGAATAATCTGCTATACTATAGTATAGTGGTTACAAAAGTATAGCATATACGCATAGCTTTGCATCAATATCTGAAAATTTATGAGTATCCTTAACGACCTCCAGTGGCGCTATGCTACCAAAAAGATGAACGGGCAACCTGTAGCCCAGGAAAAAGTAGACTATATTCTTGAAGCCGCCCGTTTGGCGCCCACTTCTGTAGGTATACAGCCTGTAGAAGTTATTGTGGTGACAAACAAGGCGTTATTGGAAAAAATACAGCCCATTGCTTTTAACCAGCCCCAGATCACAACCACTTCGCATCTGCTGGTATTTGCTGCCTGGGACAGCTATACTCCTGAACGTATCAATAAAGTATTCGACAGGGTAAACGCAGAAAGGAACCTGCCTTATGAAGCTACGGCAGACTACCGTCAGAAAATGCTGACCAATTTTGCCGGAAAGCCTGCTGAGGAAGCTTTCCAGCATACAGCGCGCCAGGCTTATATCAGCTTTGGGATGGCCATCGCCGCTGCTGCTGAGCAAAAAGTTGACGCTACGCCTATGGAAGGTTTTGACGCTGCTTCACTGGATAAATTGCTGGAACTGGATAAAAAAGGCCTCAGGAGTGTAACCCTGTTACCATTGGGTTACCGTGACGCGGAAAACGACTGGCTGGTAAACCTGAAAAAAGTACGTAAGCCTAAAGAGGAATTTGTGACTGTAATGAGTTAACAGGTTATCTTTACGTTAACCGGTGGACCAGCACTGCCGGCTGGTACCCATGGACATTCAGGAATATATTGGCAACGGAGCCGTATTGCAGCGTTTACACCACCACATGACGGAAGATGATCTTGCCGAGTTCAATACTTTGGCCGATCTGCATCCCGAATTGCAGCAGGAGCTTGTGTATGCTTACGATCTGTTAACAGAAATTTCTGCCAGGTATCCCCCGGACCAGGTTCATCCCAGGTTTACGGAGGCCTATAATGGTCACCTGCAACTTTATCGTGAAACACATGGCATTACTGCAACCACAGATGTGGAAGATCTGTCACATAAATATGCTTACTATGCCAATATTTATAAAGTGGTCTTTATCTTCTACCTGGTTTTCCTGGCTTTGACAATTGCGCTGACCATCTATTTCTACTACCAGGTGGAAAGCAAATAGGAGGAGTGATCCTTTATTCATAAAAAAATAATGGCAGCGATTCCGCTGCCATTATTTTTTTCAATACTACGCCATTTCTTCGGCGGCTTCGTAATTGATACTGCTTTCTGCAATATCTGTAAGCTGTGTATCGGTTTCTTTTTCTTCTTCGAGCGTTTGACGCAAGAGCTCAGCGCATTCTGTCAGGCCAAGTGTTTCGGCCAGTTGTGCCAACCCGCCATAGGTTGCGATCTCGTAGTGCTCTACTTTTTGAGCGGCCATGATAAGACCTACGTCACGGGTTGAAGTACCCTCTTCGGTTTCTTCGATAATGCTTTCGCCTTCTTTGGTAATACCTTCTATGGCTTCGCATTTTTTACCACGTGGCGCTTTTTCGAGGTAACCAAAAACCTGTTCCAGCCTGGCTACGTGCTCTTTACTTTGTTCGGTGTGCAAGTCAAATGCCTGTTTCAGCTCTTCGGAAGAAGCTGCCTTTTTCATTTTAGGCAAAGTTTTTACGATGTGTTTCTCTGCCCAATAAATATCCTTCAGAGAGTCTTCAAAAAACTCTTTCAGCATAGAATCATTGGCGCCAGCGCCTGCGTTTGCTGTTTTAGACATACTGGCTGTTCTTTTCTTCGTTGTTGTTTTTGCTGATTTAGATTGTGGCATAATGCATAAGTTTTAATATTAGGTATAATAAAAACATCGTGCCATCGTGAATGCCACTTCATTGACGGAAGGGGGGAATAGCGGATTTTCATTATCTTACCGTATGCAGCAAACTTTCTTTTTCCAGGCGATGATCTACCTCGCCGCCGCCGTGAT from Filimonas effusa encodes the following:
- the namA gene encoding NADPH dehydrogenase NamA, with the translated sequence MKDSKLFSPYTIGNITLKNRIVMSPMCMYSVTAQDGKLNNWHYTHYTSRAVGQAGLIIVEASAVTPGGRISYEDAGIWDDAHITNLTHLTTLVHEQGAHIGIQLAHAGRKAQLNETPVAPSAVAFEGMKEPAALTVAEIGEIVKAFGAGARRAKAAGFDVIEIHGAHGYLINEFLSPLTNFRDDNYGGSKENRYRFLEEIITAIRAEWDGPLFCRISANEYAEGGSTIEDMVYYAQRMKAQGIDLIDCSSGGVAPAAIHAYPGYQVRAADIIRKEAAIATGAVGLITNGFQAEEILANERADLVFIARAFLRDPYWPRTAAYELGVTITPPQQYVRGWRQA
- a CDS encoding class I SAM-dependent methyltransferase — translated: MDFELLAAQLRKPEGEQGKTVAENMNSTNRAINLHTIQLLQLKAYDNVLEVGMGNGFFCKDVLARHDSITYTGCDFSDLMITEALALNQGYVADKRAHFVGGDINHLPFEDNSFSKCFTVNTIYFWEQPEQALAEVYRVLEPGGVAIISLRTKESMLQLPFVAYGFRLWEEDELLPVLGDAGFASIRMVHEPDPVFHMGEQEIQLHSLYVICRK
- a CDS encoding winged helix-turn-helix transcriptional regulator — encoded protein: MTSCKDGEKDHKQCMNILLPVRDALDVINGKWKLQIIIAINNGNKRFKDIERQIPGITARMLSKELKDLESHQLIKRTVYDTLPVSVEYTPTPHAATLMPLIEALKEWGTLHRKKILKDKA
- a CDS encoding NAD(P)H-dependent oxidoreductase — encoded protein: MSILNDLQWRYATKKMNGQPVAQEKVDYILEAARLAPTSVGIQPVEVIVVTNKALLEKIQPIAFNQPQITTTSHLLVFAAWDSYTPERINKVFDRVNAERNLPYEATADYRQKMLTNFAGKPAEEAFQHTARQAYISFGMAIAAAAEQKVDATPMEGFDAASLDKLLELDKKGLRSVTLLPLGYRDAENDWLVNLKKVRKPKEEFVTVMS
- a CDS encoding YciE/YciF ferroxidase family protein, with translation MPQSKSAKTTTKKRTASMSKTANAGAGANDSMLKEFFEDSLKDIYWAEKHIVKTLPKMKKAASSEELKQAFDLHTEQSKEHVARLEQVFGYLEKAPRGKKCEAIEGITKEGESIIEETEEGTSTRDVGLIMAAQKVEHYEIATYGGLAQLAETLGLTECAELLRQTLEEEKETDTQLTDIAESSINYEAAEEMA